In Candidatus Desulfofervidus auxilii, one genomic interval encodes:
- a CDS encoding toll/interleukin-1 receptor domain-containing protein — protein sequence MSLEDSISKFNKKVREGLYNEAFDVFWSDLGNLLRAEGRFKEYLDFIRCLFPNGEFIAPVLKERNIGWAHLILGMAYYENGFPEIALKHIGLARGRDWNLTECLSIEGAGMLIQGQCQILLGDLPKAEEILKTVAEKDIYASGHRITANLLLSHVALLSGNQSEARRRISISKEILQSNEKLSGFSKDVIWRETFLERCLGNYERAIHLATTLINYGNIISKFKGHLVLAAAYRSLNELSKAEYNLQKAKETLDRNDKSHRLANLLLERSKLEIKKQNHAEAERLAYKALEIGRRGRLLPITMEACILLAEAESFLEQWSSAANHLSCAEDLSNQHNNSLTFASLLKRLEVVKKKVNANIQSPEINLIENQRPIHFKKATNLNLRAWDVFISHASEDKREVADPLFKALTDRGLNVWYDTVSLKIGDRLLEKIDEGLAHSSFGVVILSKNFFQKKWTKLEIDGLVATEGKRGSKILPVWHGVSEDDVKNFSPILAGRVAGNTESGIEKLADRLYEVIRGSHEQDIGIAPFACIIFDEHWELVGGSVSLLGFVSEVRYNIKKGVKPICKIVCRGLSSARTQVSKLERSPERSPANRVRHVALLKWIDRYSKAENNLREGIKMILTHPALAKAGCLEEDSEMAQCLLSFIRLYQGEEIAPKDASTSFDLFRMRPPTLHTRVRLTEEETEYLKRVAGVDNIFYLTSPWELTAMDLPLEVMRTQAIPKIVYEVQGYCLKTGDKKLDELLDLSSWSCGLA from the coding sequence ATGAGTTTAGAGGATAGTATTAGTAAATTCAATAAAAAGGTCCGAGAAGGACTCTATAATGAGGCGTTTGATGTTTTCTGGAGTGACCTTGGTAATTTACTCAGAGCAGAAGGACGCTTCAAGGAGTATCTCGATTTTATCAGGTGTCTTTTCCCTAATGGAGAATTTATTGCTCCTGTTCTGAAGGAACGAAATATAGGATGGGCTCATCTGATTTTAGGTATGGCATATTATGAAAATGGTTTTCCCGAAATTGCACTAAAACACATCGGGTTAGCTAGGGGCCGAGATTGGAATTTAACTGAATGTTTAAGTATCGAAGGGGCAGGCATGCTAATACAAGGGCAGTGTCAGATCCTTCTCGGAGATCTTCCGAAAGCAGAAGAAATACTGAAAACTGTTGCTGAGAAGGACATATATGCTTCTGGTCACAGAATCACTGCTAATCTATTACTTAGCCATGTTGCCCTGTTGTCGGGCAACCAATCAGAAGCAAGACGCCGAATATCGATCAGTAAGGAAATTCTACAGTCTAATGAGAAACTGAGCGGGTTTTCAAAGGATGTGATTTGGCGTGAGACATTCTTGGAAAGGTGCCTTGGGAATTATGAAAGAGCTATCCATCTCGCTACTACTTTAATCAACTATGGGAATATCATATCGAAGTTTAAAGGGCACTTAGTTCTTGCTGCAGCTTATCGAAGCTTAAATGAGCTATCAAAAGCTGAATATAATTTACAGAAAGCCAAAGAAACCTTGGATAGAAATGATAAATCCCATCGCCTTGCCAACTTACTGCTTGAACGGTCAAAACTGGAAATCAAGAAACAAAACCATGCCGAAGCTGAAAGACTGGCCTATAAAGCACTTGAAATCGGAAGAAGAGGAAGGCTTCTCCCCATTACAATGGAAGCTTGCATACTCCTAGCAGAAGCGGAGAGTTTTCTTGAGCAGTGGAGTTCTGCTGCCAATCATCTATCTTGTGCCGAGGATTTGAGCAATCAGCATAATAATAGTCTGACTTTTGCCAGCCTCCTCAAACGCCTTGAAGTAGTAAAGAAAAAAGTTAATGCCAACATTCAATCACCTGAAATCAATCTGATTGAGAATCAACGCCCCATTCATTTCAAAAAAGCTACAAATCTCAATCTGAGAGCCTGGGATGTTTTTATATCGCATGCAAGCGAAGATAAACGTGAAGTGGCTGACCCACTCTTCAAAGCTCTAACCGATAGAGGGTTAAACGTTTGGTATGATACAGTCTCTCTAAAAATTGGTGATCGCCTTTTAGAAAAAATAGATGAAGGGCTAGCTCACTCCTCTTTTGGAGTTGTAATATTGTCCAAGAACTTTTTTCAAAAGAAATGGACAAAATTAGAGATTGACGGGCTTGTTGCGACTGAAGGCAAGCGAGGTTCGAAGATCTTACCTGTATGGCACGGGGTTTCAGAGGATGATGTCAAGAATTTTTCTCCTATTCTTGCAGGGCGCGTAGCAGGGAATACAGAATCGGGCATTGAGAAATTGGCCGATAGGTTATACGAAGTCATTCGTGGATCTCATGAACAGGATATTGGTATAGCACCATTCGCATGTATAATATTTGACGAGCACTGGGAGCTTGTTGGAGGATCTGTTTCCCTTCTTGGATTCGTTTCAGAGGTGAGATATAACATAAAAAAGGGGGTAAAGCCAATATGTAAAATAGTTTGCAGGGGTCTGTCTTCCGCCCGTACTCAAGTTAGCAAGTTGGAAAGATCCCCAGAAAGATCTCCTGCTAACAGAGTTCGCCACGTTGCTCTACTTAAATGGATAGACAGATATAGTAAGGCAGAAAACAACTTACGGGAAGGGATTAAGATGATTCTAACACATCCTGCGCTTGCGAAAGCTGGATGTTTGGAAGAAGACTCTGAAATGGCACAATGTTTACTTAGTTTTATACGATTGTATCAAGGCGAAGAGATAGCTCCAAAAGATGCATCAACGTCCTTCGATCTATTTCGCATGCGTCCCCCAACACTTCATACGAGGGTCAGGTTAACTGAAGAGGAAACTGAATATCTTAAACGGGTAGCGGGTGTAGATAATATTTTCTATCTCACTAGCCCATGGGAGTTAACTGCGATGGATCTTCCTCTCGAGGTCATGAGAACACAGGCCATCCCTAAGATTGTGTATGAGGTTCAAGGGTATTGTCTTAAGACAGGCGACAAGAAATTGGATGAGTTACTAGACCTTTCTTCATGGTCCTGTGGACTTGCATAG
- a CDS encoding GIY-YIG nuclease family protein codes for MYYVYVLKNKRMNRLYIGYTEDLNRRLNEHKKKDDSVELVCYEAYTYENQARARERKLKLYGSAWRGLKKRLGL; via the coding sequence ATGTATTATGTATATGTTTTGAAGAATAAAAGAATGAACCGGCTCTATATTGGCTATACTGAAGACCTAAACAGAAGATTGAATGAACATAAGAAAAAGGACGACAGTGTAGAGTTAGTCTGCTACGAAGCTTATACTTATGAAAACCAGGCACGTGCAAGAGAGAGAAAATTGAAACTATATGGTAGTGCTTGGCGAGGATTAAAGAAAAGGTTAGGATTATAG
- a CDS encoding sacsin N-terminal ATP-binding-like domain-containing protein yields the protein MTQKEYIENIKNRQLNSDKEFILDSLTGAIDRLQKAFPRYGSFLMEFVQNADDAKSETLTIEILEDTVKITNNGNPFSEEDVKSICKVGRSSKTPKDYIGYLGVGFKAVFFISECPQIYSGGYQFKFDKSAWEDPEHTPWQIIPLWVDTPTVDIDNNKTNFILPIKTHDLLVKLREEVKPEHLNNRILLFLRNIKEIEIKDANQHLTRRFTKSEVSKTSDYEIYQIQEYENETLKTQDHWLIFRTICNVPPDVKNDYVTKEWEREIVEKREVLVAFKLDDENNLIKEKKALLILEFLVSYH from the coding sequence ATGACGCAAAAAGAATACATAGAAAATATAAAAAATCGACAACTTAACTCAGATAAGGAGTTTATATTAGATTCTTTAACAGGGGCAATAGATAGATTACAAAAAGCATTCCCACGATACGGAAGTTTTTTAATGGAGTTTGTACAAAACGCTGATGATGCAAAAAGTGAGACTTTAACAATAGAGATATTGGAAGATACAGTAAAAATAACTAATAATGGAAATCCGTTTTCTGAAGAAGATGTAAAAAGTATTTGTAAGGTTGGGCGTTCTTCCAAAACACCGAAGGACTATATTGGATATTTGGGGGTTGGATTTAAAGCAGTCTTTTTCATATCTGAATGTCCACAAATATATTCCGGTGGCTATCAGTTTAAATTTGATAAAAGCGCATGGGAGGATCCGGAACATACTCCTTGGCAAATAATCCCTCTTTGGGTTGATACTCCAACTGTTGATATAGACAACAACAAAACAAATTTCATTTTACCTATAAAAACCCATGACCTATTGGTAAAACTTAGGGAAGAAGTAAAGCCTGAACATTTGAACAATAGAATATTACTTTTCTTAAGAAATATAAAAGAGATTGAGATAAAAGATGCAAATCAACATTTAACAAGGAGATTTACGAAATCCGAGGTTTCTAAGACATCTGACTACGAAATTTATCAAATTCAAGAATATGAAAACGAAACCCTTAAAACTCAAGATCACTGGTTAATCTTTCGAACTATTTGTAATGTACCTCCTGATGTGAAAAATGATTATGTAACTAAAGAATGGGAAAGAGAAATCGTAGAGAAAAGAGAGGTATTAGTAGCCTTCAAATTAGATGATGAGAATAACCTTATAAAAGAAAAAAAAGCACTGCTCATATTGGAGTTTTTAGTTTCTTACCATTAA
- a CDS encoding DUF3883 domain-containing protein — MTLTEILYSSEGGHELFEEHIKEPLNEYLENNPVLIDENGIPSKAEELISVTEEMRRLLSDDDLKLLYPDKKIIHSECKLHFNIKIKKAPEDIYRFITSSESEEFIKQKAKNKDIEWFKKLYSMFVEKYTHTYFYNHYPRYNVEHDDFWNRMRDLPRPIMLTEDYKVAKINDCFTNPKKIRIPEQLKDKFRIVHQQIAADEKFEEFRKKLNEERYYYTVPNTKVLRELTEEDIKNALKQQETLELDEKKWGKLQEEEKIEKIKEIKKLWDDYSIEIENYDFITLKSKSGKWVKPDSLIFPKEYNPEHNIEILANKGLVDIPMEFVSSEFIINCSENEIRRWLKFFEELGVDKALESEKKGGRKEKIVQRIGILAVLKCEKEDGRTARELGESEKRGYDIESMSENEERYIEVKSTSDTSYDIFLTINEFKALRDKKEKYFIYVVLDALRKPTVHITQGDKLLEIEDTKVIIPFSKWRDLTDEEFQP; from the coding sequence ATGACATTAACAGAAATTTTATATTCTTCAGAAGGTGGCCACGAGTTGTTTGAAGAACACATAAAAGAACCCTTGAATGAGTATCTTGAAAATAACCCAGTCTTGATTGATGAGAATGGCATACCATCAAAAGCCGAAGAACTTATCTCGGTGACTGAAGAAATGAGAAGACTTCTAAGCGATGACGATCTAAAATTACTATATCCAGATAAAAAAATAATCCATAGCGAATGTAAACTCCATTTCAACATAAAAATAAAGAAAGCTCCTGAAGACATTTATAGATTTATCACGTCTTCAGAAAGCGAAGAATTCATAAAACAAAAAGCAAAAAACAAAGATATTGAGTGGTTTAAAAAACTTTATTCTATGTTTGTGGAGAAATATACCCATACATATTTTTATAATCATTATCCTCGCTATAATGTGGAACACGATGATTTTTGGAATAGAATGCGTGATCTACCCAGACCAATTATGTTAACAGAAGACTATAAAGTAGCGAAGATAAACGATTGTTTTACTAATCCTAAAAAAATCAGAATCCCTGAGCAATTAAAAGATAAGTTTAGGATAGTACATCAGCAGATAGCAGCAGATGAAAAGTTTGAGGAGTTTAGAAAAAAATTAAATGAAGAAAGGTATTATTATACTGTACCCAATACAAAAGTCCTCAGGGAATTAACCGAAGAAGATATTAAAAACGCTCTAAAACAGCAGGAAACTCTTGAACTAGATGAAAAAAAATGGGGAAAACTGCAAGAAGAAGAGAAAATTGAAAAAATAAAGGAAATCAAAAAACTGTGGGATGATTATTCTATAGAAATTGAAAACTATGACTTTATAACACTAAAAAGTAAAAGTGGAAAATGGGTAAAACCAGATTCTCTTATTTTCCCAAAAGAATACAACCCAGAGCATAATATCGAAATTCTCGCAAACAAAGGTTTAGTTGACATTCCCATGGAATTTGTAAGTTCAGAATTCATTATAAACTGTAGCGAGAATGAAATCAGGAGATGGCTAAAATTTTTTGAAGAGCTAGGAGTAGATAAAGCTTTAGAAAGTGAAAAGAAAGGCGGTCGCAAGGAAAAAATTGTACAAAGAATTGGCATATTGGCAGTTTTGAAATGCGAGAAAGAAGATGGAAGAACTGCCCGAGAATTAGGTGAATCCGAAAAACGGGGATATGATATTGAATCAATGTCAGAAAACGAGGAAAGATATATTGAGGTGAAAAGTACCAGCGACACTTCTTATGACATCTTTCTTACTATAAATGAGTTTAAAGCTCTTCGAGATAAAAAAGAAAAATATTTTATTTATGTGGTCTTGGATGCTCTTAGAAAACCAACTGTACATATCACCCAAGGCGACAAACTTCTCGAAATTGAAGATACAAAAGTGATTATTCCCTTTAGCAAATGGAGAGATCTAACAGATGAAGAATTTCAACCATAA
- a CDS encoding DEAD/DEAH box helicase, which yields MRSLDKFKILGLSDNTLKALREKGFEVPTPIQEKIIPMLLKEEMDIVGQAQTGTGKTAAFGLPLIEKIKERTKTVQVIILTPTRELAIQISEEINSFKGNKKLQIVPIYGGQSIEQQLKKLREGVDIVVGTPGRVIDHIHRKSLKLGDISYFILDEADEMLNMGFIEDIEKILKNTNPEKRMLLFGATMPPEILSLAEKYMREYQFIGIKKEQLTPDLTAQIYFEIASSDKLEALCRIIDMEKEFYGLIFCKTKIEADHIATRLIHRGYNAEALHGDRSQYQRERILNKFKYHRVNILVATDVAARGIDIANLTHVINYSLPQDPESYVHRIGRTGRAGKEGTAITFVEPEEYRKLIYIIKMAKTHIKKQKLPEIKDIINIKISRIKAELTHILKSKNYHEYIKIAQELLEENEAEDVLAALLKYSFQDELEKKSYNKIKEVSIDKKGKARLFVALGKIDGMTPKKLVAFIKQQTEVNERKIEEIKVFDKFSFITVPFKEAEVILSIFKRNKKGKRPIIEEAKEKKIACS from the coding sequence ATGAGAAGTTTAGATAAATTTAAAATATTGGGATTATCAGACAACACATTAAAGGCATTGAGGGAAAAAGGCTTTGAAGTGCCTACTCCCATTCAAGAAAAGATTATCCCCATGTTATTAAAGGAGGAAATGGATATTGTAGGACAGGCTCAAACAGGCACAGGAAAAACAGCGGCCTTTGGGTTGCCACTCATTGAAAAGATAAAAGAAAGAACAAAAACTGTTCAGGTAATTATTCTCACCCCAACTAGAGAATTGGCTATTCAAATCTCAGAAGAGATAAATTCTTTTAAAGGTAATAAAAAACTTCAAATAGTACCTATATACGGTGGCCAGTCAATAGAACAACAACTTAAAAAATTGAGGGAAGGAGTTGATATAGTAGTAGGAACTCCTGGAAGAGTGATTGATCACATCCACAGGAAAAGTTTAAAACTAGGAGATATCTCGTATTTTATCCTGGATGAAGCAGATGAAATGTTAAATATGGGATTTATAGAAGATATAGAAAAAATTTTAAAAAATACCAATCCAGAAAAAAGAATGTTGCTTTTTGGTGCTACTATGCCCCCAGAAATATTAAGTCTGGCTGAGAAATATATGAGAGAATACCAATTTATAGGCATAAAAAAAGAGCAGCTTACTCCCGATTTGACGGCGCAGATTTATTTTGAAATAGCATCTTCAGATAAACTAGAAGCATTATGCAGAATTATAGATATGGAAAAGGAATTTTATGGACTAATATTTTGTAAAACAAAGATTGAGGCTGACCATATTGCCACCAGGCTTATTCACAGGGGTTATAATGCAGAAGCGTTACATGGAGATAGATCTCAATACCAGAGAGAAAGAATTTTGAATAAATTTAAGTATCATAGAGTTAATATTCTAGTAGCCACAGACGTGGCGGCCAGAGGTATAGATATTGCCAACTTGACACATGTAATAAATTACTCTTTACCTCAAGACCCTGAATCTTATGTGCATAGAATAGGAAGAACAGGAAGGGCAGGAAAGGAAGGAACAGCCATAACCTTTGTTGAACCTGAGGAGTATAGAAAACTTATTTATATAATAAAAATGGCCAAAACTCATATTAAAAAACAGAAATTGCCTGAAATAAAGGATATAATAAATATAAAAATATCAAGGATAAAGGCGGAGCTTACCCATATTCTGAAATCAAAAAATTACCATGAATATATTAAGATAGCCCAGGAATTATTAGAAGAAAATGAGGCAGAAGATGTTTTAGCGGCTCTTTTAAAATATTCCTTTCAGGATGAATTGGAAAAGAAAAGTTATAATAAAATTAAAGAAGTTTCTATTGATAAAAAAGGAAAGGCAAGGCTGTTTGTAGCATTGGGGAAAATAGATGGTATGACTCCCAAAAAACTAGTAGCTTTCATAAAACAACAAACCGAAGTGAATGAAAGAAAAATAGAAGAAATAAAAGTATTTGATAAATTTTCTTTTATAACCGTTCCTTTTAAAGAAGCAGAAGTAATCCTGAGCATTTTTAAAAGAAATAAAAAAGGCAAAAGACCCATTATTGAAGAGGCCAAAGAGAAAAAAATCGCTTGCTCCTGA
- a CDS encoding RNA recognition motif domain-containing protein, whose amino-acid sequence MQGSKLYVGNLDYSVGNEELKKLFSDYGEVKEVKIIEGKGFGFVEMSTQAEAEKAKKELNSSEFRGRTLKVDVARPRKTRRDYRRY is encoded by the coding sequence ATGCAAGGTAGCAAACTTTATGTAGGAAATTTGGATTACTCTGTGGGTAATGAGGAGTTAAAAAAGCTGTTTTCTGATTATGGTGAGGTCAAGGAAGTTAAGATAATTGAAGGTAAAGGCTTTGGCTTTGTGGAAATGTCTACCCAAGCCGAAGCAGAAAAGGCAAAAAAAGAACTGAACAGTTCTGAATTCAGAGGACGCACTTTAAAGGTTGATGTAGCCCGTCCTCGTAAGACAAGAAGAGATTATAGAAGATATTAG
- the mfd gene encoding transcription-repair coupling factor, with product MDVLSLIKCNSKVSLCGLEGSALAYMLARIGQELNQPLFIVIPSLDDAQKIAEALKFFLSPLEPLPLNEKVFLLPEEPSLPYTGVSPRPEVLGKQFKALFGLLNINSPVVVTTPKMLISYFIPVSNFNQKIQIYQKGEEIPREEFIQFLQFLGYERLNLVEGVGEFSVRGEIIDIFCPLYKWPLRLEFFGDTLESVRLFNPITQRSERHLNNFILIPANPIPHQEAAFKQAKKRIEALNLTKEIAQKICSFLEIPIHQPGIEDYFPLFYEKTETLFDYLPEKTIFCLVQPGQLEKTAHFFEKKVRSHLKELIEEKRIHLPFKYTIFPWRKIKNRLNNHKQILCYALPFLKTDVPIAQFKAKIPFAHLSFSQKQSHFKPQIEKWQKMGYSISLVASHPWAQQRLAALFETWHYIVQTKTPPFQHEPGISIYRGILSEGFILPEARLVILGERDWQIRTEPLVELPKKKELLPVSSFEDLKPGNLLVHVQHGIGCYQGLKTVTSGGITGEFLVIEYQDKDKLYLPIDRLHLVQKYKGIGDKLPSLDKLGGKTWGKTKQRVKKAIQKIAKELVSLYAKRLAQPGYAFSPPDSMFNQFTDSFPYMETPDQQRSIEEILADMSCPRPMDRLICGDVGFGKTEVAMRAAFKAILDAKQVAVLVPTTILAEQHYLTFKQRFAQFPVNIACLSRFRSLKEQKQILEKLKKGEIDIIIGTHRILQKDVVFKDLGLVIVDEEHRFGVKQKEYLKKLKTSVDVITLSATPIPRTLYLSLLGIRDLSLIETPPSGRRPVKTYLARFNPILLKDVISREMLRGGQVFFVHPRVRGLSGMARLLKRLLPQMQLGIAHGQMPEKQLEETMLAFLRHEIDLLLCTSIIESGLDIPNANTIIINRADMFGLAQLYHLRGRVGRAKEQAYAYLLVPGEKLITQEAQKRLRALLEHTELSSGYKLALYDLKLRGAGNILGINQSGHIAAVGYEMYLEILQRAIQELKGEPVYEEIEPEIKIPIMAYIPQTYISDQTQRVTFYKRLSQVRDLNELQDLQTEMKDRYGQLPQVVENLFQLIQIKLWCRRLAIKRLDTKDGLLRVYFHSKTPISSEKIVNFLKTHPSYSFTAQNALLIPLKKEHTFKKLEKTIQSLEEMI from the coding sequence ATGGATGTTTTATCACTGATTAAGTGTAATTCTAAGGTCAGTCTTTGTGGTTTGGAAGGTAGTGCTTTGGCTTATATGTTGGCTAGAATTGGCCAGGAACTCAATCAACCTTTATTTATTGTCATCCCTAGCTTGGATGATGCTCAAAAAATAGCAGAAGCCCTTAAGTTTTTCCTTTCTCCCTTAGAACCCTTACCTTTAAATGAAAAGGTGTTTTTATTACCAGAAGAGCCTTCTTTACCTTATACTGGCGTAAGCCCTAGACCAGAAGTCTTGGGAAAACAATTTAAGGCTTTATTTGGGTTATTGAATATAAATTCTCCTGTAGTAGTTACCACTCCAAAGATGTTGATTTCTTACTTTATTCCTGTATCTAACTTTAACCAAAAGATACAAATTTATCAAAAAGGGGAAGAAATTCCTAGGGAAGAATTCATTCAATTCTTGCAATTCCTGGGTTATGAACGATTGAATCTAGTAGAAGGGGTGGGAGAATTTAGTGTGCGAGGAGAAATTATAGACATTTTCTGCCCTTTGTATAAATGGCCATTAAGGCTGGAATTTTTTGGAGACACCTTAGAATCTGTGCGTTTGTTCAATCCCATCACTCAACGTTCAGAACGGCATTTAAATAATTTTATTCTTATCCCAGCCAATCCCATTCCTCATCAAGAAGCTGCTTTTAAACAGGCAAAAAAACGGATTGAAGCATTAAATTTAACTAAAGAAATAGCCCAAAAAATTTGTTCTTTCTTAGAAATACCCATTCATCAACCTGGAATAGAAGACTATTTCCCCCTTTTTTATGAAAAGACAGAAACATTATTTGACTACCTGCCTGAAAAAACTATTTTTTGCCTTGTCCAACCAGGCCAACTAGAAAAAACAGCCCATTTTTTTGAAAAAAAGGTCAGGAGTCATCTCAAGGAGCTTATTGAGGAAAAAAGAATCCACTTGCCTTTTAAATACACTATATTCCCCTGGAGAAAAATAAAAAACAGACTTAATAACCATAAACAAATCCTCTGTTATGCTCTTCCTTTTTTGAAAACAGATGTCCCTATTGCCCAATTTAAAGCTAAGATTCCCTTTGCTCATCTTTCATTTAGTCAAAAACAGTCCCATTTTAAGCCTCAAATAGAGAAATGGCAAAAAATGGGTTATAGCATTAGTTTGGTGGCTTCTCACCCTTGGGCACAGCAAAGACTAGCAGCTTTGTTTGAGACATGGCATTACATTGTCCAGACAAAAACACCACCATTTCAGCATGAGCCTGGCATTAGTATTTACCGTGGTATTCTATCTGAGGGTTTTATTTTACCTGAAGCAAGGTTAGTTATTTTGGGAGAAAGGGATTGGCAAATTCGCACTGAGCCTTTAGTAGAACTCCCTAAGAAGAAAGAACTCTTACCTGTCAGCAGTTTTGAAGACTTAAAACCAGGAAATCTTCTTGTTCATGTGCAACATGGGATCGGATGTTATCAAGGGCTTAAAACCGTTACCAGTGGCGGCATTACAGGAGAGTTTCTTGTCATTGAATATCAAGATAAGGATAAACTCTACCTGCCTATAGATAGATTGCATCTAGTCCAGAAATACAAAGGAATAGGAGATAAACTCCCCTCTCTAGACAAATTAGGTGGAAAAACCTGGGGTAAAACAAAACAACGGGTAAAAAAGGCTATTCAAAAGATAGCTAAAGAGCTAGTGTCACTTTATGCCAAACGTTTGGCCCAGCCTGGTTATGCCTTTTCTCCACCAGATAGCATGTTTAATCAATTTACAGACAGCTTCCCTTACATGGAAACTCCTGATCAACAACGCTCTATTGAAGAAATTCTAGCCGACATGTCATGCCCTCGCCCCATGGATAGGTTAATTTGTGGCGATGTAGGATTTGGGAAAACAGAGGTGGCAATGCGGGCTGCGTTTAAGGCTATTTTAGATGCTAAACAAGTAGCCGTTCTTGTTCCTACCACTATCTTAGCAGAACAACATTACCTTACTTTTAAACAACGTTTTGCTCAATTTCCAGTAAATATCGCTTGTTTAAGTCGTTTCCGCTCCCTAAAAGAACAAAAACAAATCTTAGAAAAACTAAAAAAGGGAGAAATTGATATTATTATAGGCACTCACCGCATCTTACAAAAGGATGTTGTATTTAAAGATTTGGGGTTAGTAATTGTGGATGAAGAACACCGTTTTGGTGTGAAGCAAAAGGAATATTTAAAGAAATTAAAAACCAGTGTGGATGTAATCACTCTCAGTGCTACTCCTATTCCCAGAACGCTCTATCTTTCTCTCTTAGGTATAAGGGATTTAAGTCTGATTGAAACTCCTCCTTCAGGTAGAAGGCCTGTTAAAACCTACTTAGCTAGATTTAATCCTATCCTGCTTAAAGATGTTATTAGCCGAGAAATGCTTAGAGGAGGACAGGTCTTTTTTGTCCACCCCAGGGTGCGAGGTCTTTCAGGTATGGCTAGACTTTTAAAAAGACTGTTGCCTCAGATGCAACTGGGTATTGCTCATGGGCAAATGCCAGAAAAACAGTTAGAAGAAACAATGCTTGCCTTTCTTCGCCACGAGATAGACCTCCTTTTGTGCACTAGTATTATTGAGTCAGGTTTAGACATACCCAATGCCAACACCATAATTATTAATCGAGCAGACATGTTTGGGCTGGCCCAACTCTATCATTTGAGAGGAAGAGTAGGAAGGGCTAAAGAACAGGCTTACGCCTATCTGTTAGTGCCAGGAGAAAAACTCATTACTCAAGAGGCCCAAAAAAGGCTTCGGGCCTTACTGGAACATACTGAGCTTTCTTCTGGTTACAAACTGGCCCTTTATGATTTGAAGTTGCGTGGAGCAGGAAATATATTGGGCATAAATCAATCAGGACACATTGCAGCTGTGGGTTATGAAATGTATCTGGAAATATTACAAAGGGCCATTCAGGAGTTAAAAGGAGAACCTGTCTATGAAGAAATAGAACCAGAAATAAAAATACCTATAATGGCTTATATCCCACAAACCTATATTTCTGATCAAACCCAGCGAGTCACATTTTATAAAAGATTAAGCCAAGTGAGAGATTTAAATGAATTACAAGACTTACAGACAGAGATGAAAGACAGATATGGCCAATTACCTCAGGTAGTAGAAAATCTTTTCCAATTGATACAAATAAAGCTATGGTGCCGGCGGTTAGCCATTAAACGCTTAGATACAAAAGATGGATTATTGCGTGTTTACTTCCATAGTAAAACCCCTATCTCTTCTGAAAAAATAGTAAATTTTCTTAAAACTCATCCTAGCTACAGTTTTACAGCTCAAAACGCCCTCCTTATACCTTTGAAAAAAGAGCATACATTTAAAAAATTAGAAAAGACCATCCAATCTTTAGAAGAAATGATTTAG